A single Crateriforma conspicua DNA region contains:
- a CDS encoding flagellin produces the protein MTRINTNVSSLVAQNRLQSSNADLQTRLTRLSTGLRINTGADDPAGLIASEALRAEITGLNKAISNTQRASQIISTADSALGQVSSLLNDVRGLVVEAANSGALSSEEIEANQLQIDSSLEAINRIAQTTTFQGRKLLDGSLDFNTKAGTGFSNVKDLEIDQANLGNLGKISVNVEVQSAATKAAVTSTGIPATTTAANSTGTISFGAPSADAEATGTASFSNSYTVGAEATGTINFDDAFTPNAEAGGTLTLGSGVTLDIDAVDGGLADGLKGDSTIIEVVTQVGGDSSASYDADSDTLTLTLVEGDDAAAIVTDLTGDPNFTVAANGGTSGTIAAGDAGTYTGQLTGGSNTTSGTTGFDLTAVNGGAADGAKGNDTEIVLTSGATTGAAYDADNDLLTITVADGDTIADIAAAINNDVGDDFIASNTVNGDYAYDAADNTAIGSPLTAQLASGTDPTLASSFDIEAVNGGDADGTAGNGVTLNLTSGDTTEAVYDADNDVINITVADGATTADIAAAIDNEGTFITKNVQNGTALFATADLGANDPSLTGGTDATADDVITVTADEASADSDGVTITLNADNSLAAGEAQASLDDDGNIVVAVSSNGAVNVGTISAAIDDLEGFSAEVTATDGDGSYDIDNDTAATTTDLSGGVFGGGLNADLVVQLTGSLGAEVFQFDKGASLDDVIQSINLVADATGIQAEDDGGSLKLTSTSYGSDSLIDVEVISEGEGGTFKSGLSAERATGTDLSATVNGIAANASGNTLSINTSTLDLTMTVEEGVSSDISFDITGGGATFQLGPEVTSTQRASLGIGSVSTGQLGGASGRLYELASGQAKSLTNDISGATEVIDEVINKVTGLRGRLGAFQATTLDSNMVSLNETKANLQEAESSIRDADFAEESAQLTRAQILVQSGTNVLAMANQNPQNVLSLLR, from the coding sequence ATGACACGGATCAACACCAACGTTTCGTCTCTTGTCGCCCAAAACCGACTTCAATCCAGCAACGCCGACCTGCAAACACGCCTGACGCGTTTGTCGACCGGTTTGCGTATCAACACGGGTGCGGACGATCCGGCCGGTTTGATCGCCAGCGAAGCCTTGCGGGCTGAAATCACTGGTTTGAACAAGGCGATCAGCAACACGCAACGAGCCAGCCAAATCATCAGCACCGCTGACAGTGCCTTGGGCCAAGTCAGCAGCCTGCTGAACGACGTCCGCGGCCTAGTCGTCGAAGCAGCCAACAGTGGTGCCCTGTCGTCCGAGGAAATCGAGGCGAACCAACTGCAAATCGACAGTTCGCTGGAAGCGATCAATCGGATCGCCCAAACGACCACTTTCCAAGGCCGCAAGTTGCTGGACGGAAGCCTGGATTTCAACACCAAGGCCGGCACAGGCTTTTCCAACGTGAAAGACCTGGAAATTGACCAAGCCAACTTGGGCAACCTTGGCAAGATCAGCGTGAACGTTGAAGTTCAATCCGCTGCGACCAAGGCCGCGGTTACGTCGACCGGGATTCCCGCGACGACCACGGCGGCCAACTCCACCGGAACGATCAGCTTCGGTGCACCGTCGGCCGATGCCGAAGCAACCGGCACCGCGTCCTTCAGCAATTCCTACACCGTTGGCGCCGAAGCGACCGGAACGATCAACTTCGACGATGCGTTCACGCCCAACGCCGAAGCCGGCGGTACATTGACGCTGGGCAGCGGCGTGACGTTGGACATCGATGCGGTCGACGGCGGCCTGGCCGATGGTTTGAAGGGTGACAGCACGATCATCGAAGTCGTCACGCAAGTCGGCGGTGATTCGTCGGCCAGCTATGATGCCGACAGCGACACGCTGACGTTGACCTTGGTCGAAGGCGATGATGCCGCGGCAATCGTGACGGACCTGACCGGCGACCCGAACTTCACCGTCGCAGCCAACGGCGGCACCTCGGGTACGATCGCCGCGGGCGATGCGGGCACGTACACCGGCCAATTGACCGGCGGTTCGAACACGACCAGCGGCACGACGGGCTTTGACCTGACGGCCGTCAACGGTGGTGCGGCCGACGGTGCCAAGGGGAACGACACGGAGATCGTGTTGACCAGTGGTGCGACGACCGGTGCGGCCTACGACGCCGACAACGACTTGCTGACGATCACCGTTGCCGACGGTGACACGATCGCCGACATCGCCGCGGCGATCAACAATGACGTCGGTGACGATTTCATCGCATCGAACACGGTCAACGGCGACTACGCCTACGACGCTGCCGACAACACGGCGATCGGCAGCCCGCTGACGGCTCAACTGGCCAGCGGCACCGACCCGACGTTGGCATCGTCATTCGACATCGAAGCGGTCAACGGCGGTGACGCCGACGGCACCGCGGGCAACGGTGTGACGTTGAACCTGACCAGCGGTGACACGACCGAAGCGGTTTACGACGCCGATAACGACGTGATCAACATCACGGTGGCCGACGGTGCGACGACGGCCGACATTGCCGCCGCGATCGACAACGAAGGCACGTTCATCACCAAGAACGTGCAAAACGGCACGGCTCTGTTCGCTACGGCGGATCTGGGTGCGAACGACCCCAGCCTGACCGGTGGTACCGACGCGACGGCCGACGACGTGATCACGGTCACGGCGGATGAAGCCAGTGCCGATAGCGACGGCGTGACGATCACACTGAACGCGGACAACTCGCTGGCCGCCGGTGAAGCTCAGGCATCGCTGGATGACGACGGCAACATCGTCGTCGCGGTCAGCAGCAACGGTGCGGTCAATGTCGGAACGATTTCCGCCGCCATCGATGATTTGGAAGGCTTCAGTGCCGAAGTCACCGCGACCGATGGTGACGGCAGCTATGACATCGACAATGACACCGCGGCGACCACGACCGACCTGTCCGGCGGTGTGTTCGGCGGTGGACTGAACGCCGACTTGGTGGTTCAGTTGACCGGTTCGCTGGGTGCCGAGGTCTTCCAGTTCGACAAGGGAGCTTCGCTGGACGACGTGATCCAGTCGATCAACTTGGTTGCCGACGCGACCGGCATTCAAGCCGAAGACGACGGCGGTTCGTTGAAGCTGACCAGCACCTCGTACGGTTCGGATTCGCTGATCGATGTCGAAGTCATCAGCGAAGGCGAAGGCGGAACGTTCAAGAGCGGCCTGTCCGCCGAACGTGCCACCGGTACCGACCTGTCGGCAACGGTCAACGGAATCGCGGCCAACGCATCCGGCAACACTTTGTCGATCAACACCAGCACGTTGGACTTGACCATGACGGTCGAAGAAGGCGTCAGCAGCGACATCAGCTTTGACATCACCGGTGGCGGTGCGACGTTCCAATTGGGACCGGAAGTCACCAGCACGCAACGAGCCAGCTTGGGCATCGGCAGCGTCAGCACCGGTCAGCTCGGTGGTGCCAGCGGTCGACTGTACGAACTGGCTAGCGGCCAAGCGAAGAGTCTGACCAACGACATCAGCGGTGCGACCGAAGTGATCGACGAAGTCATC